A single Salmo trutta chromosome 14, fSalTru1.1, whole genome shotgun sequence DNA region contains:
- the LOC115207919 gene encoding E3 ubiquitin-protein ligase DTX3L isoform X9, with the protein MSDVEDMDTSTPEMDRNNEVSGPEQQWTPYPSQIQIHVPTGTSSGHVTVIQSQPQRSSVSQSAFTYKPQSSSSKETSVDSPDEGDNGSTRNKQSQRDQHSPINPQSTQDEDLNQAKDETEEKQMRLQSDPDLYQAALYDPRHFGNPQSSSSKETSVDSPDEGDNGSTRNKQSQRDQHSPINPQSTQDEDLNQAKDETEEKQTTGPLDEATVYVSVEWPGKATLSWKSTLQKSLQSWLNNNLKKTECTVERLYGNVAEVKIHPPSVVEDLLKQKETQVTFKDKAKTSATVRFHRAIPLWNQSNSKPSSMEVMPPTSAHMPQDVKLPITVSASIDIGGYKPEVRAALLRHYHTTDRKLAVKGSFDEVNQFYREFTKIVRETETEPAADWNDNAEAAQSMTHNGMKTHEDPGQKEIGFPVPLIHFVYLNQAYRKEMEDIEKRNGVKISAEVKMSIKEDTQKTGRDFMLTKAHQEFSDLFQKCVVDLDSISTHLTPGDPGDLMNMLKNIQNEETRLVLNVSANGCVVFGPAQNIMAVKKAFGMKTTVMTFGMDHSSTEEASGFAGRPVLRSPKTPRMIGMGIKDPLLSHGLAMDQTHWDLMKSAFHEKITAIKNKFGVDFMEEKSPGKVKIKTRPTTSPAVSLESNAIRALMHLYQKVATSAMSFHLLDPTHAKTVGDKLEEIRPPHRCVWAGENYGPWRLIGLPQHLGPAVKELEMMLKRPMFKKEDKHKIEVPGDRSSTGAATGGAVGDGGATGGPEDDNCPICMDRFINKMKLSCSHEFCTDCLKKAVEFSGPSCPLCKNVFGKVEGDQPEGTMKVTHDRYRSIPGYYGYSVVVIDYDIPSGKQTKKHSNPGKGFHGARRTAYLPDNQEGNEVLKLLKRAFDQKLIFTVGTSRTTGTDDCVTWNDIHHKTSIDGGAQGFGYPDPDYLSRVKNELKAKGIE; encoded by the exons ATGTCAGACGTAGAGGACATGGAT ACATCAACCCCAGAGATGGACAGAAACAATGAAGTCTCTggaccagaacagcaatggacccCTTACCCTTCGCAAATACAGATTCATGTG CCCACAGGAACATCCAGTGGTCATGTAACAGTGATACAGTCACAGCCTCAACGGTCTAGTGTTTCTCAAAGTGCTTTTACTTATAAG CCTCAGTCATCCTCTTCCAAAGAGACGAGTGTGGATTCTCCTGATGAAGGAGATAATGGCTCTACTAGAAACAAACAATCACAGCGAGATCAACATTCTCCCATCAACCCCCAAAGCACTCAAGATGAG GACCTGAATCAGGCAAAGGACGAGACAGAGGAAAAGCAGATGAGGCTAcagtct GACCCAGACCTGTATCAAGCAGCCCTGTATGACCCCAGGCACTTTGGCAAT CCTCAGTCATCCTCTTCCAAAGAGACGAGTGTGGATTCTCCTGATGAAGGAGATAATGGCTCTACTAGAAACAAACAATCACAGCGAGATCAACATTCTCCCATCAACCCCCAAAGCACTCAAGATGAG GACCTGAATCAGGCAAAGGACGAGACAGAGGAAAAGCAGACCACTGGACCTCTAGATGAGGCTACAGTCTATGTCAGTGTGGAGTGGCCTGGGAAAGCAACATTGTCATGGAAGTCTACACTTCAAAAAAGTCTCCAGTCGTGGTTGAATAATAACTTAAAAAAAACAGAATGCACCGTGGAAAGGCTTTACGGAAACGTAGCAGAAGTCAAGATACATCCCCCTTCAG TCGTTGAGGACCTTCTGAAGCAGAAGGAAACACAGGTGACCTTCAAAGACAAGGCCAAGACATCAGCCACTGTGCGGTTTCACAGGGCAATACCACTCTGGAATCAATCAAACAGTAAACCCAGCTCAATGGAAGTCATGCCTCCAACATCCGCACACATGCCACAGGAT GTCAAACTCCCAATAACTGTAAGTGCTAGCATTGACATCGGTGGCTACAAACCTGAAGTACGGGCTGCCCTTCTCCGTCATTACCACACCACCGATCGCAAGTTGGCTGTAAAAGGGAGCTTTGATGAAGTGAACCAGTTCTACAGAGAGTTTACCAAGATCGTCAGGGAAACGGAAACCGAGCCAGCAGCGGATTGGAACGATAATGCAGAAGCGGCACAAAGCATGACTCACAATGGAATGAAGACCCATGAAGACCCTGGGCAGAAGGAAATTGGCTTTCCAGTCCCACTGATCCACTTTGTGTACTTGAATCAGGCCTACCGGAAGGAGATGGAGGACATAGAGAAAAGAAATGGAGTCAAAATCAGTGCAGAAGTGAAGATGTCCATCAAAGAGGACACACAGAAAACAGGCAGAGATTTTATGCTAACCAAAGCCCACCAGGAGTTCAGTGACCTCTTCCAGAAGTGTGTAGTTGATTTGGACAGCATTTCCACCCATCTGACACCTGGGGATCCAGGAGACCTCATGaatatgctgaaaaacatccagaATGAGGAGACCAGGCTGGTACTAAATGTGTCTGCCAATGGCTGTGTTGTGTTTGGGCCGGCTCAGAACATCATGGCAGTCAAGAAGGCTTTTGGGATGAAGACTACAGTAATGACATTTGGAATGGATCACAGCTCCACAGAGGAAGCATCTGGATTTGCTGGACGACCTGTTTTGAGATCTCCAAAAACACCACGGATGATTGGGATGGGCATCAAAGATCCACTTTTGTCACATGGGCTGGCCATGGACCAGACTCACTGGGATCTGATGAAATCTGCCTTTCATGAGAAAATAACAGCAATCAAAAATAAATTTGGAGTGGATTTCATGGAGGAAAAGTCTCCAGGCAAGGTAAAAATTAAAACCAGACCTACAACATCACCGGcagtctctctggaaagcaacgcCATCAGAGCTCTCATGCACCTCTACCAGAAGGTTGCAACATCAGCGATGAGCTTCCACCTGCTGGACCCTACCCATGCAAAGACTGTGGGGGACAAGCTGGAGGAGATCCGTCCTCCACACCGCTGTGTCTGGGCAGGAGAAAACTATGGTCCCTGGAGGCTGATTGGCCTACCGCAACATTTGGGCCCTGCTGTCAAAGAGCTAGAGATGATGCTGAAAAGGCCTATGTTTAAAAAAGAAGACAAGCACAAGATTGAGGTTCCTGGAGACAGATCCAGCACTGGAGCAGCCACGGGGGGAGCAGTCGGAGATGGAGGAGCAACAGGAGGGCCTGAAGATGATAATTGCCCCATATGCATGGACAGATTTATCAACAAGATGAAGTTGTCCTGCAGCCATGAGTTTTGTACAGATTGTCTGAAGAAGGCAGTGGAATTCTCAGGCCCCAGCTGTCCTTTGTGTAAGAATGTGTTTGGAAAGGTGGAGGGAGACCAGCCTGAGGGAACAATGAAAGTGACACATGACCGTTACCGCAGCATACCTGGATACTATGGCTATAGCGTGGTAGTTATCGACTATGATATACCAAGTGGAAAACAGACG AAGAAACATTCCAACCCTGGAAAAGGGTTCCATGGGGCCCGTAGAACAGCTTATCTCCCTGACAACCAGGAGGGCAACGAAGTGCTGAAGTTACTGAAGAGAGCTTTCGACCAGAAGCTGATTTTCACAGTTGGGACCTCCAGAACCACTGGGACAGACGACTGTGTGACATGGAACGACATTCACCACAAGACCAGCATCGATGGAGGGGCACAAGG TTTTGGTTACCCTGACCCTGACTACCTGAGCAGAGTGAAGAATGAGCTGAAAGCCAAAGGCATTGAATGA
- the LOC115207919 gene encoding E3 ubiquitin-protein ligase DTX3L isoform X1 — translation MSDVEDMDTSTPEMDRNNEVSGPEQQWTPYPSQIQIHVPTGTSSGHVTVIQSQPQRSSVSQSAFTYKAEISEDVSEEDASSSARDTADRYSGTSGGGTPSATCVNIPSSDNDPDLYQADNDFKVKRPSEPLYDPRHFVNPQSSSSKETSVDSPDEGDNGSTRNKQSQRDQHSPINPQSTQDEDLNQAKDETEEKQMRLQSDPDLYQAALYDPRHFGNPQSSSSKETSVDSPDEGDNGSTRNKQSQRDQHSPINPQSTQDEDLNQAKDETEEKQTTGPLDEATVYVSVEWPGKATLSWKSTLQKSLQSWLNNNLKKTECTVERLYGNVAEVKIHPPSVVEDLLKQKETQVTFKDKAKTSATVRFHRAIPLWNQSNSKPSSMEVMPPTSAHMPQDVKLPITVSASIDIGGYKPEVRAALLRHYHTTDRKLAVKGSFDEVNQFYREFTKIVRETETEPAADWNDNAEAAQSMTHNGMKTHEDPGQKEIGFPVPLIHFVYLNQAYRKEMEDIEKRNGVKISAEVKMSIKEDTQKTGRDFMLTKAHQEFSDLFQKCVVDLDSISTHLTPGDPGDLMNMLKNIQNEETRLVLNVSANGCVVFGPAQNIMAVKKAFGMKTTVMTFGMDHSSTEEASGFAGRPVLRSPKTPRMIGMGIKDPLLSHGLAMDQTHWDLMKSAFHEKITAIKNKFGVDFMEEKSPGKVKIKTRPTTSPAVSLESNAIRALMHLYQKVATSAMSFHLLDPTHAKTVGDKLEEIRPPHRCVWAGENYGPWRLIGLPQHLGPAVKELEMMLKRPMFKKEDKHKIEVPGDRSSTGAATGGAVGDGGATGGPEDDNCPICMDRFINKMKLSCSHEFCTDCLKKAVEFSGPSCPLCKNVFGKVEGDQPEGTMKVTHDRYRSIPGYYGYSVVVIDYDIPSGKQTKKHSNPGKGFHGARRTAYLPDNQEGNEVLKLLKRAFDQKLIFTVGTSRTTGTDDCVTWNDIHHKTSIDGGAQGFGYPDPDYLSRVKNELKAKGIE, via the exons ATGTCAGACGTAGAGGACATGGAT ACATCAACCCCAGAGATGGACAGAAACAATGAAGTCTCTggaccagaacagcaatggacccCTTACCCTTCGCAAATACAGATTCATGTG CCCACAGGAACATCCAGTGGTCATGTAACAGTGATACAGTCACAGCCTCAACGGTCTAGTGTTTCTCAAAGTGCTTTTACTTATAAG GCAGAAATATCCGAGGACGTGTCTGAAGAAGACGCAAGTTCATCAGCCCGAGATACTGCCGATCGGTACTCTGGGACTTCTGGAGGAGGGACACCTTCAGCAACCTGTGTTAATATCCCAAGCTCTGATAAT GACCCAGACCTGTATCAAGCGGATAATGACTTTAAGGTGAAGCGTCCCTCAGAACCCCTGTATGACCCCAGACACTTTGTCAAT CCTCAGTCATCCTCTTCCAAAGAGACGAGTGTGGATTCTCCTGATGAAGGAGATAATGGCTCTACTAGAAACAAACAATCACAGCGAGATCAACATTCTCCCATCAACCCCCAAAGCACTCAAGATGAG GACCTGAATCAGGCAAAGGACGAGACAGAGGAAAAGCAGATGAGGCTAcagtct GACCCAGACCTGTATCAAGCAGCCCTGTATGACCCCAGGCACTTTGGCAAT CCTCAGTCATCCTCTTCCAAAGAGACGAGTGTGGATTCTCCTGATGAAGGAGATAATGGCTCTACTAGAAACAAACAATCACAGCGAGATCAACATTCTCCCATCAACCCCCAAAGCACTCAAGATGAG GACCTGAATCAGGCAAAGGACGAGACAGAGGAAAAGCAGACCACTGGACCTCTAGATGAGGCTACAGTCTATGTCAGTGTGGAGTGGCCTGGGAAAGCAACATTGTCATGGAAGTCTACACTTCAAAAAAGTCTCCAGTCGTGGTTGAATAATAACTTAAAAAAAACAGAATGCACCGTGGAAAGGCTTTACGGAAACGTAGCAGAAGTCAAGATACATCCCCCTTCAG TCGTTGAGGACCTTCTGAAGCAGAAGGAAACACAGGTGACCTTCAAAGACAAGGCCAAGACATCAGCCACTGTGCGGTTTCACAGGGCAATACCACTCTGGAATCAATCAAACAGTAAACCCAGCTCAATGGAAGTCATGCCTCCAACATCCGCACACATGCCACAGGAT GTCAAACTCCCAATAACTGTAAGTGCTAGCATTGACATCGGTGGCTACAAACCTGAAGTACGGGCTGCCCTTCTCCGTCATTACCACACCACCGATCGCAAGTTGGCTGTAAAAGGGAGCTTTGATGAAGTGAACCAGTTCTACAGAGAGTTTACCAAGATCGTCAGGGAAACGGAAACCGAGCCAGCAGCGGATTGGAACGATAATGCAGAAGCGGCACAAAGCATGACTCACAATGGAATGAAGACCCATGAAGACCCTGGGCAGAAGGAAATTGGCTTTCCAGTCCCACTGATCCACTTTGTGTACTTGAATCAGGCCTACCGGAAGGAGATGGAGGACATAGAGAAAAGAAATGGAGTCAAAATCAGTGCAGAAGTGAAGATGTCCATCAAAGAGGACACACAGAAAACAGGCAGAGATTTTATGCTAACCAAAGCCCACCAGGAGTTCAGTGACCTCTTCCAGAAGTGTGTAGTTGATTTGGACAGCATTTCCACCCATCTGACACCTGGGGATCCAGGAGACCTCATGaatatgctgaaaaacatccagaATGAGGAGACCAGGCTGGTACTAAATGTGTCTGCCAATGGCTGTGTTGTGTTTGGGCCGGCTCAGAACATCATGGCAGTCAAGAAGGCTTTTGGGATGAAGACTACAGTAATGACATTTGGAATGGATCACAGCTCCACAGAGGAAGCATCTGGATTTGCTGGACGACCTGTTTTGAGATCTCCAAAAACACCACGGATGATTGGGATGGGCATCAAAGATCCACTTTTGTCACATGGGCTGGCCATGGACCAGACTCACTGGGATCTGATGAAATCTGCCTTTCATGAGAAAATAACAGCAATCAAAAATAAATTTGGAGTGGATTTCATGGAGGAAAAGTCTCCAGGCAAGGTAAAAATTAAAACCAGACCTACAACATCACCGGcagtctctctggaaagcaacgcCATCAGAGCTCTCATGCACCTCTACCAGAAGGTTGCAACATCAGCGATGAGCTTCCACCTGCTGGACCCTACCCATGCAAAGACTGTGGGGGACAAGCTGGAGGAGATCCGTCCTCCACACCGCTGTGTCTGGGCAGGAGAAAACTATGGTCCCTGGAGGCTGATTGGCCTACCGCAACATTTGGGCCCTGCTGTCAAAGAGCTAGAGATGATGCTGAAAAGGCCTATGTTTAAAAAAGAAGACAAGCACAAGATTGAGGTTCCTGGAGACAGATCCAGCACTGGAGCAGCCACGGGGGGAGCAGTCGGAGATGGAGGAGCAACAGGAGGGCCTGAAGATGATAATTGCCCCATATGCATGGACAGATTTATCAACAAGATGAAGTTGTCCTGCAGCCATGAGTTTTGTACAGATTGTCTGAAGAAGGCAGTGGAATTCTCAGGCCCCAGCTGTCCTTTGTGTAAGAATGTGTTTGGAAAGGTGGAGGGAGACCAGCCTGAGGGAACAATGAAAGTGACACATGACCGTTACCGCAGCATACCTGGATACTATGGCTATAGCGTGGTAGTTATCGACTATGATATACCAAGTGGAAAACAGACG AAGAAACATTCCAACCCTGGAAAAGGGTTCCATGGGGCCCGTAGAACAGCTTATCTCCCTGACAACCAGGAGGGCAACGAAGTGCTGAAGTTACTGAAGAGAGCTTTCGACCAGAAGCTGATTTTCACAGTTGGGACCTCCAGAACCACTGGGACAGACGACTGTGTGACATGGAACGACATTCACCACAAGACCAGCATCGATGGAGGGGCACAAGG TTTTGGTTACCCTGACCCTGACTACCTGAGCAGAGTGAAGAATGAGCTGAAAGCCAAAGGCATTGAATGA
- the LOC115207919 gene encoding E3 ubiquitin-protein ligase DTX3L isoform X8 has translation MSDVEDMDTSTPEMDRNNEVSGPEQQWTPYPSQIQIHVPTGTSSGHVTVIQSQPQRSSVSQSAFTYKDPDLYQADNDFKPQSSSSKETSVDSPDEGDNGSTRNKQSQRDQHSPINPQSTQDEDLNQAKDETEEKQMRLQSDPDLYQAALYDPRHFGNPQSSSSKETSVDSPDEGDNGSTRNKQSQRDQHSPINPQSTQDEDLNQAKDETEEKQTTGPLDEATVYVSVEWPGKATLSWKSTLQKSLQSWLNNNLKKTECTVERLYGNVAEVKIHPPSVVEDLLKQKETQVTFKDKAKTSATVRFHRAIPLWNQSNSKPSSMEVMPPTSAHMPQDVKLPITVSASIDIGGYKPEVRAALLRHYHTTDRKLAVKGSFDEVNQFYREFTKIVRETETEPAADWNDNAEAAQSMTHNGMKTHEDPGQKEIGFPVPLIHFVYLNQAYRKEMEDIEKRNGVKISAEVKMSIKEDTQKTGRDFMLTKAHQEFSDLFQKCVVDLDSISTHLTPGDPGDLMNMLKNIQNEETRLVLNVSANGCVVFGPAQNIMAVKKAFGMKTTVMTFGMDHSSTEEASGFAGRPVLRSPKTPRMIGMGIKDPLLSHGLAMDQTHWDLMKSAFHEKITAIKNKFGVDFMEEKSPGKVKIKTRPTTSPAVSLESNAIRALMHLYQKVATSAMSFHLLDPTHAKTVGDKLEEIRPPHRCVWAGENYGPWRLIGLPQHLGPAVKELEMMLKRPMFKKEDKHKIEVPGDRSSTGAATGGAVGDGGATGGPEDDNCPICMDRFINKMKLSCSHEFCTDCLKKAVEFSGPSCPLCKNVFGKVEGDQPEGTMKVTHDRYRSIPGYYGYSVVVIDYDIPSGKQTKKHSNPGKGFHGARRTAYLPDNQEGNEVLKLLKRAFDQKLIFTVGTSRTTGTDDCVTWNDIHHKTSIDGGAQGFGYPDPDYLSRVKNELKAKGIE, from the exons ATGTCAGACGTAGAGGACATGGAT ACATCAACCCCAGAGATGGACAGAAACAATGAAGTCTCTggaccagaacagcaatggacccCTTACCCTTCGCAAATACAGATTCATGTG CCCACAGGAACATCCAGTGGTCATGTAACAGTGATACAGTCACAGCCTCAACGGTCTAGTGTTTCTCAAAGTGCTTTTACTTATAAG GACCCAGACCTGTATCAAGCGGATAATGACTTTAAG CCTCAGTCATCCTCTTCCAAAGAGACGAGTGTGGATTCTCCTGATGAAGGAGATAATGGCTCTACTAGAAACAAACAATCACAGCGAGATCAACATTCTCCCATCAACCCCCAAAGCACTCAAGATGAG GACCTGAATCAGGCAAAGGACGAGACAGAGGAAAAGCAGATGAGGCTAcagtct GACCCAGACCTGTATCAAGCAGCCCTGTATGACCCCAGGCACTTTGGCAAT CCTCAGTCATCCTCTTCCAAAGAGACGAGTGTGGATTCTCCTGATGAAGGAGATAATGGCTCTACTAGAAACAAACAATCACAGCGAGATCAACATTCTCCCATCAACCCCCAAAGCACTCAAGATGAG GACCTGAATCAGGCAAAGGACGAGACAGAGGAAAAGCAGACCACTGGACCTCTAGATGAGGCTACAGTCTATGTCAGTGTGGAGTGGCCTGGGAAAGCAACATTGTCATGGAAGTCTACACTTCAAAAAAGTCTCCAGTCGTGGTTGAATAATAACTTAAAAAAAACAGAATGCACCGTGGAAAGGCTTTACGGAAACGTAGCAGAAGTCAAGATACATCCCCCTTCAG TCGTTGAGGACCTTCTGAAGCAGAAGGAAACACAGGTGACCTTCAAAGACAAGGCCAAGACATCAGCCACTGTGCGGTTTCACAGGGCAATACCACTCTGGAATCAATCAAACAGTAAACCCAGCTCAATGGAAGTCATGCCTCCAACATCCGCACACATGCCACAGGAT GTCAAACTCCCAATAACTGTAAGTGCTAGCATTGACATCGGTGGCTACAAACCTGAAGTACGGGCTGCCCTTCTCCGTCATTACCACACCACCGATCGCAAGTTGGCTGTAAAAGGGAGCTTTGATGAAGTGAACCAGTTCTACAGAGAGTTTACCAAGATCGTCAGGGAAACGGAAACCGAGCCAGCAGCGGATTGGAACGATAATGCAGAAGCGGCACAAAGCATGACTCACAATGGAATGAAGACCCATGAAGACCCTGGGCAGAAGGAAATTGGCTTTCCAGTCCCACTGATCCACTTTGTGTACTTGAATCAGGCCTACCGGAAGGAGATGGAGGACATAGAGAAAAGAAATGGAGTCAAAATCAGTGCAGAAGTGAAGATGTCCATCAAAGAGGACACACAGAAAACAGGCAGAGATTTTATGCTAACCAAAGCCCACCAGGAGTTCAGTGACCTCTTCCAGAAGTGTGTAGTTGATTTGGACAGCATTTCCACCCATCTGACACCTGGGGATCCAGGAGACCTCATGaatatgctgaaaaacatccagaATGAGGAGACCAGGCTGGTACTAAATGTGTCTGCCAATGGCTGTGTTGTGTTTGGGCCGGCTCAGAACATCATGGCAGTCAAGAAGGCTTTTGGGATGAAGACTACAGTAATGACATTTGGAATGGATCACAGCTCCACAGAGGAAGCATCTGGATTTGCTGGACGACCTGTTTTGAGATCTCCAAAAACACCACGGATGATTGGGATGGGCATCAAAGATCCACTTTTGTCACATGGGCTGGCCATGGACCAGACTCACTGGGATCTGATGAAATCTGCCTTTCATGAGAAAATAACAGCAATCAAAAATAAATTTGGAGTGGATTTCATGGAGGAAAAGTCTCCAGGCAAGGTAAAAATTAAAACCAGACCTACAACATCACCGGcagtctctctggaaagcaacgcCATCAGAGCTCTCATGCACCTCTACCAGAAGGTTGCAACATCAGCGATGAGCTTCCACCTGCTGGACCCTACCCATGCAAAGACTGTGGGGGACAAGCTGGAGGAGATCCGTCCTCCACACCGCTGTGTCTGGGCAGGAGAAAACTATGGTCCCTGGAGGCTGATTGGCCTACCGCAACATTTGGGCCCTGCTGTCAAAGAGCTAGAGATGATGCTGAAAAGGCCTATGTTTAAAAAAGAAGACAAGCACAAGATTGAGGTTCCTGGAGACAGATCCAGCACTGGAGCAGCCACGGGGGGAGCAGTCGGAGATGGAGGAGCAACAGGAGGGCCTGAAGATGATAATTGCCCCATATGCATGGACAGATTTATCAACAAGATGAAGTTGTCCTGCAGCCATGAGTTTTGTACAGATTGTCTGAAGAAGGCAGTGGAATTCTCAGGCCCCAGCTGTCCTTTGTGTAAGAATGTGTTTGGAAAGGTGGAGGGAGACCAGCCTGAGGGAACAATGAAAGTGACACATGACCGTTACCGCAGCATACCTGGATACTATGGCTATAGCGTGGTAGTTATCGACTATGATATACCAAGTGGAAAACAGACG AAGAAACATTCCAACCCTGGAAAAGGGTTCCATGGGGCCCGTAGAACAGCTTATCTCCCTGACAACCAGGAGGGCAACGAAGTGCTGAAGTTACTGAAGAGAGCTTTCGACCAGAAGCTGATTTTCACAGTTGGGACCTCCAGAACCACTGGGACAGACGACTGTGTGACATGGAACGACATTCACCACAAGACCAGCATCGATGGAGGGGCACAAGG TTTTGGTTACCCTGACCCTGACTACCTGAGCAGAGTGAAGAATGAGCTGAAAGCCAAAGGCATTGAATGA